The Brachyhypopomus gauderio isolate BG-103 chromosome 1, BGAUD_0.2, whole genome shotgun sequence genome includes a window with the following:
- the tfeb gene encoding transcription factor EB isoform X1, whose amino-acid sequence MRRGETARCRWGGEPAPGVMPALPTCLWAEGPPPPLGLDCAAAARPPRPPAMASRIGLRQQLMRDQMQQEEQRERQQRQQVAAALHYMQQRTPGPPATSPAINAPASYQTAMQVPVEVLKVQTHLENPTDYHIRQSQRQQVKEYLSTTFATKQAVHAVAGVVHPSPPNMAQSQPAALPPLPSPRTRPEQLITSAGNSAPNSPMATLNISCSHEKEMEDVIDDIISMQSSYDDIQNYVDSVVQMPNTLPLSSSHLDVYSGPGMAGPAIAMTSNSCPANLAIKRELSDAEARAMAKERQKKDNHNLIERRRRFNINDRIKELGTMIPKTNDLDVRWNKGTILRASVDYIKRMQKDIQKTREVENNFKRMEVANKQMWLRIQELEMQARMHGLPNTSPSGLNNMELMNPFVKQEGSPEENHISPHPPHLPMHHHLHHQQQPPHAAQPQHRGLPPLPQHMHPHPPPQYAPMGGPQPFDYTQSLDMCDGGAPAYVDGMGCLADAGSMGGGGGGCMPHVGKKSEMGFLMMDDALSPLGCDPLLSAMSPEASVDSSRRSSFSIDDSDIL is encoded by the exons ATGAGGAGGGGTGAAACTGCGAGGTGTAGGTGGGGAGGAGAGCCGGCCCCTGGGGTCATGCCAGCTCTGCCCACATGCCTGTGGGCAGAAG gTCCCCCTCCACCTCTCGGGCTGGACTGTGCAGCGGCTGCCCGGCCCCCGCGCCCCCCAGCCATGGCGTCGCGGATTGGCCTTCGCCAGCAGCTGATGCGGGACCAGATGCAGCAGGAAGAGCAGCGTGAGCGCCAACAGCGCCAGCAGGTGGCGGCAGCGCTACACTACATGCAGCAGCGGACGCCCGGGCCACCAGCGACCTCGCCCGCCATCAACGCGCCCGCGTCCTACCAGACGGCCATGCAGGTGCCCGTGGAGGTGCTGAAG GTGCAGACTCACCTGGAGAACCCCACCGACTACCACATCCGCCAGTCGCAGCGACAGCAGGTGAAGGAGTACCTGTCCACCACCTTCGCCACCAAGCAGGCGGTGCATGCAGTGGCGGGGGTGGTGCACCCGTCTCCGCCCAACATGGCGCAGAGCCAGCCCGCCGCCCTGCCCCCCCTGCCCTCTCCCCGCACGCGCCCGGAGCAGCTCATCACCTCGGCGGGGAACAGCGCCCCCAACAGTCCCATGGCCACTCTCAACATCAGCTGCAGCCATGAGAAAGAG ATGGAGGACGTtattgatgacatcatcagcATGCAGTCCAGCTATGATGACATACAGAATTATGTTGACTCTGTGGTACAAATGCCAAACACA CTCCCTCTGTCCAGCAGCCACCTGGACGTGTACTCAGGGCCGGGCATGGCCGGACCCGCCATCGCCATGACCAGCAACTCCTGCCCTGCCAACCTGGCCATCAAGCGAGAGCTGTCAG ATGCAGAGGCCCGTGCTATGGCCAAGGAGAGACAGAAGAAAGATAACCACAACCTGA TTGAACGGAGAAGGAGGTTCAACATCAACGACCGCATCAAGGAACTAGGAACCATGATACCCAAAACGAACGACCT GGATGTGCGCTGGAACAAGGGCACCATCCTGAGGGCGTCGGTGGACTACATTAAACGCATGCAGAAGGACATCCAGAAGAccagggaggtggagaacaaCTTCAAGAGGATGGAGGTGGCCAACAAACAGATGTGGCTACGTATCCAG GAGTTGGAGATGCAAGCCCGGATGCACGGCCTCCCCAACACCTCTCCCTCGGGCCTCAACAACATGGAGCTAATGAACCCGTTTGTGAAGCAGGAGGGCAGCCCCGAGGAGAACCACATCAGCCCCCACCCGCCCCACCTCCCCATGcaccaccacctgcaccaccagcagcagccgCCGCACGCCGCCCAGCCGCAGCACCGAGGCCTGCCCCCCCTCCCACAGCACatgcacccccaccccccgccgcaGTACGCCCCCATGGGCGGCCCCCAGCCCTTTGACTACACCCAGTCGCTGGACATGTGCGACGGTGGGGCCCCCGCCTACGTGGACGGGATGGGGTGTCTGGCAGACGCGGGCTccatgggtggaggaggtgggggctgCATGCCCCACGTGGGGAAGAAGAGCGAGATGGGGTTCCTGATGATGGATGACGCCCTGTCACCACTAGGGTGCGACCCGCTGCTCTCTGCCATGTCCCCAGAAGCGTCCGTGGACAGCAGCCGGAGAAGCAGCTTCAGCATAGACGACTCAGACATACTGTga
- the tfeb gene encoding transcription factor EB isoform X3 has product MFSPSFQQKKYCPPPPLGLDCAAAARPPRPPAMASRIGLRQQLMRDQMQQEEQRERQQRQQVAAALHYMQQRTPGPPATSPAINAPASYQTAMQVPVEVLKVQTHLENPTDYHIRQSQRQQVKEYLSTTFATKQAVHAVAGVVHPSPPNMAQSQPAALPPLPSPRTRPEQLITSAGNSAPNSPMATLNISCSHEKEMEDVIDDIISMQSSYDDIQNYVDSVVQMPNTLPLSSSHLDVYSGPGMAGPAIAMTSNSCPANLAIKRELSDAEARAMAKERQKKDNHNLIERRRRFNINDRIKELGTMIPKTNDLDVRWNKGTILRASVDYIKRMQKDIQKTREVENNFKRMEVANKQMWLRIQELEMQARMHGLPNTSPSGLNNMELMNPFVKQEGSPEENHISPHPPHLPMHHHLHHQQQPPHAAQPQHRGLPPLPQHMHPHPPPQYAPMGGPQPFDYTQSLDMCDGGAPAYVDGMGCLADAGSMGGGGGGCMPHVGKKSEMGFLMMDDALSPLGCDPLLSAMSPEASVDSSRRSSFSIDDSDIL; this is encoded by the exons ATGTTTTCACCATCTTTTCAACAAAAAAAGTATT gTCCCCCTCCACCTCTCGGGCTGGACTGTGCAGCGGCTGCCCGGCCCCCGCGCCCCCCAGCCATGGCGTCGCGGATTGGCCTTCGCCAGCAGCTGATGCGGGACCAGATGCAGCAGGAAGAGCAGCGTGAGCGCCAACAGCGCCAGCAGGTGGCGGCAGCGCTACACTACATGCAGCAGCGGACGCCCGGGCCACCAGCGACCTCGCCCGCCATCAACGCGCCCGCGTCCTACCAGACGGCCATGCAGGTGCCCGTGGAGGTGCTGAAG GTGCAGACTCACCTGGAGAACCCCACCGACTACCACATCCGCCAGTCGCAGCGACAGCAGGTGAAGGAGTACCTGTCCACCACCTTCGCCACCAAGCAGGCGGTGCATGCAGTGGCGGGGGTGGTGCACCCGTCTCCGCCCAACATGGCGCAGAGCCAGCCCGCCGCCCTGCCCCCCCTGCCCTCTCCCCGCACGCGCCCGGAGCAGCTCATCACCTCGGCGGGGAACAGCGCCCCCAACAGTCCCATGGCCACTCTCAACATCAGCTGCAGCCATGAGAAAGAG ATGGAGGACGTtattgatgacatcatcagcATGCAGTCCAGCTATGATGACATACAGAATTATGTTGACTCTGTGGTACAAATGCCAAACACA CTCCCTCTGTCCAGCAGCCACCTGGACGTGTACTCAGGGCCGGGCATGGCCGGACCCGCCATCGCCATGACCAGCAACTCCTGCCCTGCCAACCTGGCCATCAAGCGAGAGCTGTCAG ATGCAGAGGCCCGTGCTATGGCCAAGGAGAGACAGAAGAAAGATAACCACAACCTGA TTGAACGGAGAAGGAGGTTCAACATCAACGACCGCATCAAGGAACTAGGAACCATGATACCCAAAACGAACGACCT GGATGTGCGCTGGAACAAGGGCACCATCCTGAGGGCGTCGGTGGACTACATTAAACGCATGCAGAAGGACATCCAGAAGAccagggaggtggagaacaaCTTCAAGAGGATGGAGGTGGCCAACAAACAGATGTGGCTACGTATCCAG GAGTTGGAGATGCAAGCCCGGATGCACGGCCTCCCCAACACCTCTCCCTCGGGCCTCAACAACATGGAGCTAATGAACCCGTTTGTGAAGCAGGAGGGCAGCCCCGAGGAGAACCACATCAGCCCCCACCCGCCCCACCTCCCCATGcaccaccacctgcaccaccagcagcagccgCCGCACGCCGCCCAGCCGCAGCACCGAGGCCTGCCCCCCCTCCCACAGCACatgcacccccaccccccgccgcaGTACGCCCCCATGGGCGGCCCCCAGCCCTTTGACTACACCCAGTCGCTGGACATGTGCGACGGTGGGGCCCCCGCCTACGTGGACGGGATGGGGTGTCTGGCAGACGCGGGCTccatgggtggaggaggtgggggctgCATGCCCCACGTGGGGAAGAAGAGCGAGATGGGGTTCCTGATGATGGATGACGCCCTGTCACCACTAGGGTGCGACCCGCTGCTCTCTGCCATGTCCCCAGAAGCGTCCGTGGACAGCAGCCGGAGAAGCAGCTTCAGCATAGACGACTCAGACATACTGTga
- the tfeb gene encoding transcription factor EB isoform X4 — MASRIGLRQQLMRDQMQQEEQRERQQRQQVAAALHYMQQRTPGPPATSPAINAPASYQTAMQVPVEVLKVQTHLENPTDYHIRQSQRQQVKEYLSTTFATKQAVHAVAGVVHPSPPNMAQSQPAALPPLPSPRTRPEQLITSAGNSAPNSPMATLNISCSHEKEMEDVIDDIISMQSSYDDIQNYVDSVVQMPNTLPLSSSHLDVYSGPGMAGPAIAMTSNSCPANLAIKRELSDAEARAMAKERQKKDNHNLIERRRRFNINDRIKELGTMIPKTNDLDVRWNKGTILRASVDYIKRMQKDIQKTREVENNFKRMEVANKQMWLRIQELEMQARMHGLPNTSPSGLNNMELMNPFVKQEGSPEENHISPHPPHLPMHHHLHHQQQPPHAAQPQHRGLPPLPQHMHPHPPPQYAPMGGPQPFDYTQSLDMCDGGAPAYVDGMGCLADAGSMGGGGGGCMPHVGKKSEMGFLMMDDALSPLGCDPLLSAMSPEASVDSSRRSSFSIDDSDIL, encoded by the exons ATGGCGTCGCGGATTGGCCTTCGCCAGCAGCTGATGCGGGACCAGATGCAGCAGGAAGAGCAGCGTGAGCGCCAACAGCGCCAGCAGGTGGCGGCAGCGCTACACTACATGCAGCAGCGGACGCCCGGGCCACCAGCGACCTCGCCCGCCATCAACGCGCCCGCGTCCTACCAGACGGCCATGCAGGTGCCCGTGGAGGTGCTGAAG GTGCAGACTCACCTGGAGAACCCCACCGACTACCACATCCGCCAGTCGCAGCGACAGCAGGTGAAGGAGTACCTGTCCACCACCTTCGCCACCAAGCAGGCGGTGCATGCAGTGGCGGGGGTGGTGCACCCGTCTCCGCCCAACATGGCGCAGAGCCAGCCCGCCGCCCTGCCCCCCCTGCCCTCTCCCCGCACGCGCCCGGAGCAGCTCATCACCTCGGCGGGGAACAGCGCCCCCAACAGTCCCATGGCCACTCTCAACATCAGCTGCAGCCATGAGAAAGAG ATGGAGGACGTtattgatgacatcatcagcATGCAGTCCAGCTATGATGACATACAGAATTATGTTGACTCTGTGGTACAAATGCCAAACACA CTCCCTCTGTCCAGCAGCCACCTGGACGTGTACTCAGGGCCGGGCATGGCCGGACCCGCCATCGCCATGACCAGCAACTCCTGCCCTGCCAACCTGGCCATCAAGCGAGAGCTGTCAG ATGCAGAGGCCCGTGCTATGGCCAAGGAGAGACAGAAGAAAGATAACCACAACCTGA TTGAACGGAGAAGGAGGTTCAACATCAACGACCGCATCAAGGAACTAGGAACCATGATACCCAAAACGAACGACCT GGATGTGCGCTGGAACAAGGGCACCATCCTGAGGGCGTCGGTGGACTACATTAAACGCATGCAGAAGGACATCCAGAAGAccagggaggtggagaacaaCTTCAAGAGGATGGAGGTGGCCAACAAACAGATGTGGCTACGTATCCAG GAGTTGGAGATGCAAGCCCGGATGCACGGCCTCCCCAACACCTCTCCCTCGGGCCTCAACAACATGGAGCTAATGAACCCGTTTGTGAAGCAGGAGGGCAGCCCCGAGGAGAACCACATCAGCCCCCACCCGCCCCACCTCCCCATGcaccaccacctgcaccaccagcagcagccgCCGCACGCCGCCCAGCCGCAGCACCGAGGCCTGCCCCCCCTCCCACAGCACatgcacccccaccccccgccgcaGTACGCCCCCATGGGCGGCCCCCAGCCCTTTGACTACACCCAGTCGCTGGACATGTGCGACGGTGGGGCCCCCGCCTACGTGGACGGGATGGGGTGTCTGGCAGACGCGGGCTccatgggtggaggaggtgggggctgCATGCCCCACGTGGGGAAGAAGAGCGAGATGGGGTTCCTGATGATGGATGACGCCCTGTCACCACTAGGGTGCGACCCGCTGCTCTCTGCCATGTCCCCAGAAGCGTCCGTGGACAGCAGCCGGAGAAGCAGCTTCAGCATAGACGACTCAGACATACTGTga
- the tfeb gene encoding transcription factor EB isoform X2, whose amino-acid sequence MRRGETARCRWGGEPAPGVMPALPTCLWAEGPPPPLGLDCAAAARPPRPPAMASRIGLRQQLMRDQMQQEEQRERQQRQQVAAALHYMQQRTPGPPATSPAINAPASYQTAMQVPVEVLKVQTHLENPTDYHIRQSQRQQVKEYLSTTFATKQAVHAVAGVVHPSPPNMAQSQPAALPPLPSPRTRPEQLITSAGNSAPNSPMATLNISCSHEKEMEDVIDDIISMQSSYDDIQNYVDSVVQMPNTLPLSSSHLDVYSGPGMAGPAIAMTSNSCPANLAIKRELSEARAMAKERQKKDNHNLIERRRRFNINDRIKELGTMIPKTNDLDVRWNKGTILRASVDYIKRMQKDIQKTREVENNFKRMEVANKQMWLRIQELEMQARMHGLPNTSPSGLNNMELMNPFVKQEGSPEENHISPHPPHLPMHHHLHHQQQPPHAAQPQHRGLPPLPQHMHPHPPPQYAPMGGPQPFDYTQSLDMCDGGAPAYVDGMGCLADAGSMGGGGGGCMPHVGKKSEMGFLMMDDALSPLGCDPLLSAMSPEASVDSSRRSSFSIDDSDIL is encoded by the exons ATGAGGAGGGGTGAAACTGCGAGGTGTAGGTGGGGAGGAGAGCCGGCCCCTGGGGTCATGCCAGCTCTGCCCACATGCCTGTGGGCAGAAG gTCCCCCTCCACCTCTCGGGCTGGACTGTGCAGCGGCTGCCCGGCCCCCGCGCCCCCCAGCCATGGCGTCGCGGATTGGCCTTCGCCAGCAGCTGATGCGGGACCAGATGCAGCAGGAAGAGCAGCGTGAGCGCCAACAGCGCCAGCAGGTGGCGGCAGCGCTACACTACATGCAGCAGCGGACGCCCGGGCCACCAGCGACCTCGCCCGCCATCAACGCGCCCGCGTCCTACCAGACGGCCATGCAGGTGCCCGTGGAGGTGCTGAAG GTGCAGACTCACCTGGAGAACCCCACCGACTACCACATCCGCCAGTCGCAGCGACAGCAGGTGAAGGAGTACCTGTCCACCACCTTCGCCACCAAGCAGGCGGTGCATGCAGTGGCGGGGGTGGTGCACCCGTCTCCGCCCAACATGGCGCAGAGCCAGCCCGCCGCCCTGCCCCCCCTGCCCTCTCCCCGCACGCGCCCGGAGCAGCTCATCACCTCGGCGGGGAACAGCGCCCCCAACAGTCCCATGGCCACTCTCAACATCAGCTGCAGCCATGAGAAAGAG ATGGAGGACGTtattgatgacatcatcagcATGCAGTCCAGCTATGATGACATACAGAATTATGTTGACTCTGTGGTACAAATGCCAAACACA CTCCCTCTGTCCAGCAGCCACCTGGACGTGTACTCAGGGCCGGGCATGGCCGGACCCGCCATCGCCATGACCAGCAACTCCTGCCCTGCCAACCTGGCCATCAAGCGAGAGCTGTCAG AGGCCCGTGCTATGGCCAAGGAGAGACAGAAGAAAGATAACCACAACCTGA TTGAACGGAGAAGGAGGTTCAACATCAACGACCGCATCAAGGAACTAGGAACCATGATACCCAAAACGAACGACCT GGATGTGCGCTGGAACAAGGGCACCATCCTGAGGGCGTCGGTGGACTACATTAAACGCATGCAGAAGGACATCCAGAAGAccagggaggtggagaacaaCTTCAAGAGGATGGAGGTGGCCAACAAACAGATGTGGCTACGTATCCAG GAGTTGGAGATGCAAGCCCGGATGCACGGCCTCCCCAACACCTCTCCCTCGGGCCTCAACAACATGGAGCTAATGAACCCGTTTGTGAAGCAGGAGGGCAGCCCCGAGGAGAACCACATCAGCCCCCACCCGCCCCACCTCCCCATGcaccaccacctgcaccaccagcagcagccgCCGCACGCCGCCCAGCCGCAGCACCGAGGCCTGCCCCCCCTCCCACAGCACatgcacccccaccccccgccgcaGTACGCCCCCATGGGCGGCCCCCAGCCCTTTGACTACACCCAGTCGCTGGACATGTGCGACGGTGGGGCCCCCGCCTACGTGGACGGGATGGGGTGTCTGGCAGACGCGGGCTccatgggtggaggaggtgggggctgCATGCCCCACGTGGGGAAGAAGAGCGAGATGGGGTTCCTGATGATGGATGACGCCCTGTCACCACTAGGGTGCGACCCGCTGCTCTCTGCCATGTCCCCAGAAGCGTCCGTGGACAGCAGCCGGAGAAGCAGCTTCAGCATAGACGACTCAGACATACTGTga